In Fragaria vesca subsp. vesca linkage group LG5, FraVesHawaii_1.0, whole genome shotgun sequence, the genomic stretch NNNNNNNNNNNNNNNNNNNNNNNNNNNNNNNNNNNNNNNNNNNNNNNNNNNNNNNNNNNNNNNNNNNNNNNNNNNNNNNNNNNNNNNNNNNNNNNNNNNNNNNNNNNNNNNNNNNNNNNNNNNNNNNNNNNNNNNNNNNNNNNNNNNNNNNNNNNNNNNNNNNNNNNNNNNNNNNNNNNNNNNNNNNNNNNNNNNNNNNNNNNAAAAAAAAAAAACGCACACACATACACAAAGCAAGTGATTAAGCAACTGAAAAGAATATCTATCTCAAGCTCCTAAAGAAACTTATCTCAAAATGTCAAAGATGAGAACCTGACATAAAAGCTAAAACCAAAGATGAGGAACCAAGTAAATTAAAAGTAAACAAAACAAAAACCAAATATATTGCATTAGTATATATAACACAGTACTTCATCACACGATATTTAAATTAACTTAGTATGTTTTGTTAATTAGGAGTTGGTTTGCAACCAGATAATTTCTTTGGCCAAATCAAATATGTATGTATTTCAATTAATATTCCGTTGCTAAAATAGAACCAAAATTGTTTCACCTCAATAATTAAGAAAATAGACTTGCTCAACCTTGGTCTATGAAAACACTATCTTATTTTAGATGACTTCGATAACAATACCCTTTGTGAGATCTATGAAAAAAATAAATAAATAAATTTAAGACACGGTAATGAAAATAAGAGTTCAAAAGTTACTTCCCAACCCACAACATCCTCAACAATTAATTATATAGAAGACAATTATATATCTAGGGTTAATAGTAATTTCATGGTTTTTTAGAAACATAGGGCATAAACGGAATCACACCCACCAAAAATAAGGGCAAAATCATCCGTGCACTATTCATGTGATGTGAATAGTGCTTATAAATAGTAGACCATCCTTTAGTATATAGGTAAATTAGTGCATGTTTGGTACATGGGATAAATTGTATTGTACTAAAGAAGAGGTACTAAGTGGTTTGACCTATGTTTGGTAAGAGAGAGTACAAAAATAACTGGTACTACTTAACACTTATTTTTTGTTCTCAGCCTCCTTAGCTGGTGCTATTCTGAGTACTCATTTTTGGGTTCTCAAGTTAACACGATCTCTCTCCTCCTTTCACTCTTGGTCTCTTTCTTCATATCTATTGGTCCATTCTCTCTTTCTCTCTCAAGTATTCTCCAGATCCATTGCTGCCAGACAACTGAATATTTTTCAACTTTGTGAAACTCATGAGCACCATTGGAATTGAGAGACTCAGATTTGCTGAAGACGATGATGATGGTGATGATAATGCGCGGCAGCAGCAGAGGACGAAAAGTTGAGTCAGCAATCACTCGACCTTGTTTCAATCTCATGCCTCTAAACCAATCGAGTCTACAATCACCCAAGTTGCCCAGATCAGGAGAGAGAGAGAGAGAGAGTCACCACCACGTAAGAAAGAAAAGTTGCAATTGTTCATGAGTTCTTGAATATGAAATTTGAGAAGACCAAGTTCGACTTCGTAAACCCAATTTCGTTTTTCCCCCAATTTCGATTTCAAAACCCTAACCGGGTTTGGATTTGGAAATTTGATTAGGTTATGTAGTTCTAGATTTTGTGGTGTTTTTTTTTTTTTTGAATAAGTGGTTTTTTTCTTTTCTAGGTTTGTAGTTTTGCAAGATGGTGTGGTGATTCTCAGCACAAATGCACAATCCCTCCTTACACAGTATTGTCTCACCAAACATGGTTCAAATTAGTATAAGGTAAGCCTACTCAAATGAAAGTAAGACAAGTACTAATAATAGAGTGACCTAGAATTGTCCTGGGTTCCAAACATGCACTTAAGGATTAAAATATTGGTATGGATGTACTTTTGTTTTTGGGTCCGGTTCAAAGGCCATCATATTTTACATAAAATTTGACACACCTTGTGAACCCTTAGATTCTAAAATGTTCAATGGCTCAGATTTATTGTTTAAATGATATCAACATTACATTAAGTGATGTGGAAATTACATGGCATTACATATTCTCAATATAAGATAAAATTCTATTAGAAAAAAAAAACACCACAAATTAAAATTTGGAGAATCAAAATCAACAAAAACTAAAAAGCGAAATAAAAAAAGAAAAGGAAGAAGAAGAACATTATAAGAACGACTACAGTTCTTTTTATCAATATGTTGAAGAAGATTACTATGAATATATTGTACCAATCTAATTGGATTATGTCGATCTTTAATATAACTCAATATAATTAGATAACAACAAAATAATCGTTCTTTACGGTTCAAGGTTTAACCTTTCATATGAATTTAGGTTTTAAAACCCAAAAGAAAAGAAGAATTCAACTCCCTCCATCATCGAGCCTTTAATTTGATCAAAGTTCTTCCATTCTCTCTAACAAGCCTTCAAAGTTAATTCCACATATCTCATTTTTTGGTACAGTGAATGGCTTGTCTTAATTGATGCCACAAGGATCATCTATTATTTTTTTCTCTTTTGATTGTTTATAATACAATATTGATAAGAATAGTCGTCGTTCTTTCTTATACTGTTCTTTGAGTTTAGTATTTTTTTTTTCTGATTTTGATTCTCCAAAGTTTAATTTGTGGTTCTTTTTTTTTCTAATAGAATTTTATCTTATATTGAGAATATGTAATGCCATGTAATTTCCACATCACTTAATGTAGTGTTGACATCATTTAAACAATAAATCTGAGTCATTGAACATTTTAGAATCTAAGGGTTCACAAGGTGTGTCAAATTTTGTGTAAAATATGATGTCCCTTGATCCGGACCCTTTGTTTTTTGTTTTTTTCCTAAGGGAAAAGGATGTGACTCCTGTGGGCAAAAAGCTCATCTACTGATCGAAAATATCGTACAACAAGCACTCTTGCTCAAGCTAAGGGATCCGAAGATCACANNNNNNNNNNNNNNNNNNNNAAAATTCATGACTTTAAGGACTATTCAGATTAAAATAAACCATAAGGACTATTTGGATGAAAAATCGTGATTTTAAGAATTATTCAGATTAAGGGAAATTATTATTTGTACCCGGAACACCACATGTTTTATGTTCCTCTTTAATCTCACTGGTCCACGTGTTTTGTCCTTATTTCTGATTGATGTATTTAATTACTTTTCCTTTTTTTTTCCACCCCGTGCTGGTCCCCACATGAATCTAAGTTATATGATTGGCCGGGTACAACACCTGACAGTGTCACGTGGTGTTCCGGGTACAGAGAATAATTACTCATTAGATTAAAATAAAACCACAAAAACTAAACATATGTCGACTTCAAACCACAAGGACTAAACAAATTTCAATTATATGAAAAACTATCGCAATCTCACATTTACTATATACTTGGTTCGAATGTCATTGTGCCTCTATTGTTCATTTGGGAACAACCAATCTGATTGAGGCTCAAATGGTAGCAGGCAATCAGGTTAGGCGTGCACTGTAGCCAATGGACAGTTTTTAGGGAAATTGAAGCAACATTAGATGGGCTTATACTTGATCATCATTTGCACACCTATTCCTCCTCATATGCATACATGCTCTTCTCTTGCGCATCATGGCCAACTGTTCTAGAGTCGTGGTCTTCATCTTGGGTGACCTACTAAAGTAAATTGATTTAATCCTCCACCTAGAGAAGATTTTCCATTAACCTATGAGATAATTCAGATGTTAATGATGTATAGGGTGGTACAGAAACCAAAAAAGTGAGAGAGATCGGGGGTCCAAATACTGTTACGTCCCGATTCTTGTTCATCCCTTTACCTATTTACATTGCACTACTTCGAGTTTTAATAGAGATCAGTCTTCCAGGGTTTTTACGATCAAACCCTCTTTCATTATGTGTTTCATCATTAAAGAACCCTAGAGTTGACTTTTTTATAGGATGACTAATTCGGAAACTTTACTTTAGCTAGGGAGGTCGTAGGGGACGTTAAAACGAATCCGTAGACATGCTATAGACTTAAATTGGAGTTAATATCAAAAAGTTTGTTCAAAAACTTAAAGTTACTATTTATGGTTAGGGGATAAGAAAAGGGGATTTCCTACTTTCTCTCTCCTCTCTGCCGCATGGTTGTAGTGGCGTGGTGGACCGTTTATCTTCATAATAAACCTGTTCTAGCCTTTTATGAAGATACATAGAGTAATAAGGCACAATCTAGCACCATCTTCCGCCTTGGAGGCGCGGTGGATGGTTTACCATTATGGTAAACCTTCCATAACCCTACATTTTCATGTTGTCAAATTTTACAAATATTTTTCTAAAATATAAGCGATATTTAATTCTATCGTTGAAATTTCTCAGCATGCTTGGGCTGACATGTATTCTCATTGTGAGGCGTATGTTGGATGGGTTCCAAAGCTGGGTAGTTATCTTGCCAACAATCTGTTTCAGCTGTTGTAGGCAAGAGATACCTAAAGAGTTTGGAAGAGCACAAGGACCACTCTAGGAGATCGACCATTGATAAAGACGTTCGGGCAAACGTGGAGTTATTTTTTGTTCAAAATCATTAATAAACCCCCCTTAATTTCTGAACAGTCTAATTAAGCTTTATATTTTACTTTAATTGTAGTCATTTCTTGTTAATAATAATTGATATATCACCAATAAATTAACGAAATGAACGACTGTTTCAAACTTTGATATGAAGTTTTCTATCAGTTCTTTCCCTTTGGTTATATGAGCCATTTTAGTGAGGACTCTTAAGTTGAGGACTTTTCGGTTTATGGTTTAAAAAAGTCATTTTTCGATCACATTTTGACATCTCATCCGTTCAATTTTTAGGTTTATATGAGTAGATCATTTCTACAAATTTTTAGCCAAATTGGTGTTCGTTAAGATAACAAACTAGATCAAATTAATGGACGAACCAAATCTGTCAAATATGAACCGTTCAAGTTCATAATTGATAAATCACACTTATGAATGTCTTAATAATTTTCAATATAGCTGAAAATTTAGAGAAATGATCTACTCATAAATACATATAAACTGAACGGTCAAGATGTGATTATAAGATCGAAAGGTGAGATAAGCCGAAAAGTCCTCAACAAATCTTCAACTTAAGGATCCACATTAGAAGGGCTTTTATATTATGTTTATTATATCAAATTTGAAATGGTTATTCTTCATATATTTTCCTTTTTTATCTTCAAAGAGTATAATATAATTTTATTATTCATTTTTCATATGCTACATTGCTACCATTTATATTTTGAAAACTCCCCCTCCTGAATCTTAGATCTGTCACTTACCGCAAGCGGTGCCAAATGTTGACGTGTGAATTTGAAAGAGGATATTCAGCTAAGTATGAAGATATTTTCGCTACTGCTTTTTCAAGGCGGACATCAACATATAAAAGACAGCGAACAATATAACATAACTAATCTTATTACTACAAACTCTAAAATAGGCACTCTAAAAAAAATAAAAAAAAATAAAAAAAAGAGATAATGATCAAATAATCCGAAGCTGTTAGACATCAAAAACTACACAAAGAAAGCCTCCCGGTAAAGAAACCCCACGTCATGCAAGCACGAAATGGAAGAGACCGTTTTTCTGGTTTGGGTTGGGTGAAATATTTTATAAATATGAGAGAGTTTCGTTTTATGATTAAACAAAGGGCCACTTTCCAGTTTCCACCAATATAACTCGGATTCAGTCAGCAGTAAAGAACAATAACTCAGATTCTCTCTCCCTCTCCAACACGCGCGCGCGCGCACACACACTCTCTCTCTCTCTCTCCACACCCACAAAACAAACAAGTTGCCAACAATCAAAATCATCACCAACCCCACTTAATGAATTGGGTCCAGAGATTTATTGCTCCTATCTAATATCTCCATCGATTCAGTTTGAGCTTTCACTCTCGCGCTTCCTTCTTCGATCATCTTCTCTGTTTCTTTCTTTTGGTTCGATGAGAATCAGTGTTTGAATGTCAAAGCCATGGCAAGAAGCAGAGGGGAGAAAGAACAGAGCTTCCACGATAAGAACACGGGTTTTCTCAAACTCTTGCAAGTTGTCTCCTTTTTGGTCGTTTTTGTTGTGGGTGTGGTCATAGGATTGGTAACAAGCGCCCACATCAATCGTCATTTGGGTGCACAAACCGAGACTTATTCCTTTATCAACAACTTCTCCTCCTCCTCCAAGGAGACTACACCACCACCACCACCACCACTGGAGCCTAATTATTGTCCAGCAGTTGTGCAAAATTGCGAGAAGGTTGATTGTTTGAGCATGGCCACATTTCTGGAGCCTAATAAGAACTTGACACATGGTATGTCGGATAATGAGCTGTTTTGGAGAGCTTCATTGGTTCCGGGTACGAAAGAGTATCCGTATGAGAGAGTGCCCAAAGTGGCTTTCTTGTTTATGACTAGAGGGCCGTTGCCTTTGATGCCCTTGTGGGAGAGGTTCTTTCAGGGACATGACAATAAGCTTTTCTCAGTTTATGTGCATGTTGTTCCGGGGTATAGGGTCAATGCATCAACCACTTCTCCTTTTTATCGACGAGAAATCCCTAGTCAGGTACCTCAATGTTTCTCTTGATTCTGTATTTTGTTTACCTATGTCATATCAATTTAGTGTCCTTGCCTTGTATTGGGGAATTGAATGTTTTTGTTCTCAGAACTATGGGATGTTTATGATCTCTTCTACAGATCAATTATAACTACAGATTATTAAACCACAGTCGACCATTTAAGCATATGTGGCTTCCATACTTGTCCTGTGTCTGACACTAACTCTGTTGTGAATCAAAATAATAGACTCAAGTGTTGGTTGAGTACAGGCAGTTATTATTTTTGTATCTGGAGCATAAAGGCAAACTTGTTGCATCTTTCATTAGTTGCTTTTAAATTTATGATTTCATAAACTAATTTGAAGAGGGTTGTTAACATTAGTGTTTTCCTAGATAAGACTTGTGTTGGCTAAAAACTGGTGACATCCTCTCTTTGCTGTCCACACTAATTATCCTGATATGCTTTGTAAAAGTATAGAAAGTTGTATGTGCTAACTGCTGATTCATTTGGTATAAGTTTTGCATTAGGTGTGTTGTCATATCAATAGACCTTGGCATGGATCTAAGTTTAAACCTTTTATTAGAAAGGATGCTTATTCTGTTCAATGTAACCATGTGTTCTTTTAGGCTAAAGTTTCGGAATAAGACAGACAGTTACAGTTTTATTTTATTTATTGTATCGACTTGGCAAAGTGTTTAGAGTGATTTTCATATTAGCCTTATTAAACTGACTGCTCATATCGTGTTTCACTCTGATGCATTTACTATGATTCTGCGATACTTATGGTAAATTTGATTCATTAGTATGTATTTGTATCCTAAACCATATGTACTTTCCTAGTGAGTTACCTACTGCTTATAATTACTATTTTATGCAGCCTGTTTCTTGGGGAAGCGTTACACTGGTTGATGCAGAGAGGCGCCTTCTAGCTAATGCCTTGCTTGATTTCTCAAATGAGCGCTTTATCCTCCTCTCTGAGAGTTGCATCCCAGTCTATAACTTTCCTACAGTGTACAAGTATCTCACTGGTTCCAAGTATAGCTTTGTTGAATCATACGACGATGCTGGACGTTTTGGCCGTGGGCGTTACAGCCGTAGAATGCTTCCTGATATTCAGCTGTATCAGTGGAGGAAAGGGTCTCAGTGGTTTGAACTTAGCCGCACTTTAGCTGCTATTATAGTCGCAGACGTACGGTACTACACCGTCTTCAGCAAATATTGTTTGCCTGCTTGCTACCCAGATGAGCATTACATGGCAACTTACTTCAATATGTTCCATGGTTCACTGAACTCTAATCGAACCGTGACTTGGGTAGACTGGTCTGTGGGAGGACCACACCCTGCAATGTATGGAGGAGAAAATGTTACAGAAGATTTTGTACGGTCTATTAGGAATAATGGAGCACTTTGTCAGTACAATTCAGAGATGACATCCATTTGTAACCTATTTGCTCGGAAGTTCGCTCCAACAGCATTGGAGCCTTTGCTCGAGCTTGCCTCATCCGTGATGGAATTTTGAGAAGCTTGGTTCATTCGGAAGAGAATTTGTGGTAGGACTGCATCAATATCATTGTTGTCCTAATCAATTTTGTCTTGATATAAATGTACAGGTAGTTTTGGATTAGAGGCATTTGGTTCCCTACCATTGAGATTCAAGAGAGATTTTATTCTTGAATAAATGGTCAGTGGTAGGCAGAGGAAGATGCATGACTGTATCCATTGTCCTGCAGCAAACCCCATAATTGGAACTGAGCGAAATGAGTTCACCAATTCTCCAATTTATCTAATAGTAACCTTCCATCACTCCTCATCCAGAGCTTGTATGGAGAACCTTTCCACTTCAATGTTCTTATAAACCAGTATCGAGTACCTCACTAGCTTTCTGTCCCAACAACAATTTCATACTCTGAATAACAGCTAGACCTCCACCTAGTCGCATCATTTGCCTTGTTTAAGCGTCCTCAAAATTTACATACCGAGGTCCGGGAGGTGACGTGCCTCTGGGAAGGAACAGCCTAGCTGTAGTCTTTGCAAATTCGACAAGTCAAGGAAGTTTGAAGCATTCGATATTTCTAGTCCTCGTGAAGGTTACTCCACCCACAAAATGTAAACTCATCACTGTGCTTGGTCTTGGCACCTCCAAAGACTCTGTACCGCGAGTTCCATCCTAGATCACACAAGTAACAATTCCCATGCTTCAAATTCTTGTGTTTGAAAAGTTTAAAAGCTTCTCAACTACAAATTTAGTACTTCTTAGATTCACCCCCTACCCCGGACTTGGATTTTGCATGAGTTCCTCACGATAACTGCTACAACTTGAAATGCAGTTCGATATGAATATGAAGCAATTTTGAAATAGACTTGAATAAATTTACGTGAGGCTCTACCCCGAGTTGAAGACATGACATATTTTGCACTTGATCCTGTAATCAGGTCTACTCAATTTCATGTGAGGTACAGTTCGATACCATTTATGCCTTTCGTTTCTTGGGACTCGTTGGACTGCATCATTGTTAACTAAGATTATAAGCCAAACTCCATGGGGACGGGGAAATTACTATAGTGCCCTGTCCGATAATTGGAATTAGATGGTGCTTCAGGGAAAACAAGTATGGTGCCCTTTCTAGTAATGTTCACATGAGTCTTTCTGAGAAAGAATGCATGGTTTCTTATGGATTAAATGTAGAAACCGAAAAATAGGAAATAACAATTGCACGGTTTCTGGAGTAGAACCATTGGCTAACATTTATATTACAATTGTCATCAACTCTAAATATCGTTTCAGAATATGACGAAGCACTATAAATGATAATTGAGGCCGCTAGTTGCCTGCCGGTATATGACACTCGATCAGTAATCCTAATACCGAAACAATGTTCTGTACCTCAGATGTCATAATACATTCACCAGATATCAAGACCATGTGTTCTTTATAGACAAGAACTATAGTCAAGTGCCTTGATTGTGTGTCGACGCCACATAGCGGAGTCAGGATCAAATCTGACCTCCCATGTGGGCCAGTAGTGCAAGTCCTGCTTCAACGTCAGAACTTTTGGTTTTCCATTTAGGTGGATGGTCCGTAGACGAACAAACTCTCCATGTTCTATTTCCTGATACAATTTCCATAGGAGCATCACAAATTAATAATTTCAAAGAATTACGAATTGCTTTATGTATACAACCAGACACGTGTCCACAATATTAAGCTTCTGGACACATTGATACCGAATACGAAGGCAATGTTTTTCATCTTAAGATTCTGGACTGGTAAATTATATCAGCACTCACTCAGCCAGTACAGAAAAAAAAAACACAATAAGGTTCTACTGAATGAATGAACGAGTATTCAACCATGGAAGCACTAAAATCCCCACAGATCATATTATATTCCACCAACCAGGGTGATGGATATTCAAAACAGGAATGGAACACTAAATCCACACAAATCACTGAGGATGGAATACTTGTCAAGAACTTCCTCTTAAATACAACTGAAACAAAAGAGCTCTCTACTCATTTGACCATCATTCAGTTTCAACCTTTAGTCATCTAATAATGGCCACTTTATTTATAATCCTTCATTCCCTACTAGATGCACTTTACAGAGATACCCTAAAAAACAAGCGTCCAAAATGAAATTGGACAAAAGAATGAGAAAAGGTACCTTTGTGACATTCAAGAAAGCATCTAAATCAGGAGTCTTTTTGCCATTAACTTCAACAATCCACTGGAGAGCATAGAGGCCATATCTATGTGCTGGGCTACCATGACACCACCTGGTAATGACAAAGCAGAGAGCAAATGGATAAAACTGAAGTTCATTTTAGACCAAACGAAAATATCTACAATAATAACAGAACTTAGGTCCGGCCCAAAATCATTTCAAATTAAATGGGAAGGATCCCTAAATGATTATAATCCTTGATATTGGACTTCTATAGACTTAACATAAGTGGCAACCCTCCAATTCACAAATTTATGGCAGCACTGAGAAAACAAAAAACACATTACTTTTCCATAATTCTTTATGCATACATGAGTATTATTTTTAAATGCTAATTTCTGACCATGAGGTGCAAACATGAAATCATGCTAATGGCCACATCTTTTTACTTGGTTTTTGAGTTTTGAGTTTTCACTTTACAGCCCACCAAAACTTATTTTCATATTATATCACAGGCCTACTCATGTCATAATACAATGAGCTCACAGATCAAATTAAACAAGTTTATGCTCTTACAGATACTAAAGCCTCGACACAATTACATTAAAACGGTAAAACCTAAAGTACAAGCTTTAGGCCAGGCCTATCATGTCCTAAAATCTGGTCTAGTTTGAGAAAGGGGCACACTTTCTAACAATAGAAAGGCAGATTCTTGGTATCTGGAAATAGGTGACATAATTCTTAAAGTGAGCAAGCCAGGCATTTACAACTTGAAGCAAAACTCTTACACTCTTACCTTGCCACATAAACACCATGACCTTCTTCTGGAAGAAATCCAAGAGCACGCACTGCGGGATGGGGATCCTGAACGATACATCC encodes the following:
- the LOC101308879 gene encoding uncharacterized protein LOC101308879 produces the protein MARSRGEKEQSFHDKNTGFLKLLQVVSFLVVFVVGVVIGLVTSAHINRHLGAQTETYSFINNFSSSSKETTPPPPPPLEPNYCPAVVQNCEKVDCLSMATFLEPNKNLTHGMSDNELFWRASLVPGTKEYPYERVPKVAFLFMTRGPLPLMPLWERFFQGHDNKLFSVYVHVVPGYRVNASTTSPFYRREIPSQPVSWGSVTLVDAERRLLANALLDFSNERFILLSESCIPVYNFPTVYKYLTGSKYSFVESYDDAGRFGRGRYSRRMLPDIQLYQWRKGSQWFELSRTLAAIIVADVRYYTVFSKYCLPACYPDEHYMATYFNMFHGSLNSNRTVTWVDWSVGGPHPAMYGGENVTEDFVRSIRNNGALCQYNSEMTSICNLFARKFAPTALEPLLELASSVMEF